Proteins from a single region of Pelagicoccus enzymogenes:
- a CDS encoding molybdenum cofactor biosynthesis protein MoaE has protein sequence MSTSPAFSISGDPLEPDKLKRHLLDSHAGALATFEGWVRNHNEGEAVDRLEYSSYPALANKEGQRIVAEAFEKFEIDAAIAQHRVGLLEIGEIAVWVGVSAAHRGAAFDACRYIIEEIKARVPIWKKEYYSRGATDWVNCHQAT, from the coding sequence GTGTCCACCTCACCCGCATTCTCCATTTCCGGCGACCCGCTCGAGCCCGACAAGCTGAAACGCCACCTGCTCGACTCCCACGCCGGCGCCCTCGCCACCTTCGAAGGCTGGGTGCGAAACCACAACGAAGGCGAAGCCGTCGATCGACTCGAATATTCCTCCTACCCAGCCCTCGCCAACAAGGAGGGACAACGCATCGTCGCCGAAGCTTTCGAGAAATTCGAGATCGACGCGGCCATCGCCCAGCACCGAGTCGGCTTGCTGGAAATCGGAGAGATCGCCGTTTGGGTAGGCGTTTCCGCCGCCCATCGTGGTGCCGCCTTCGACGCCTGCCGGTACATTATCGAGGAAATCAAAGCACGAGTCCCTATCTGGAAGAAAGAATACTACTCAAGAGGAGCCACAGATTGGGTGAATTGCCACCAAGCGACTTAA
- the moaD gene encoding molybdopterin converting factor subunit 1, protein MPNKLKIQYFALLREQRGLDEETVETKAATAEQLYEELVQKHGFGLPTSSLKVAVNDDFADWNAPLNDGDNVVFIPPVAGG, encoded by the coding sequence GTGCCCAACAAGCTTAAGATCCAATACTTCGCCCTCCTGCGCGAACAACGCGGCCTCGACGAGGAGACCGTAGAAACCAAGGCCGCAACCGCGGAGCAACTCTACGAGGAACTCGTCCAGAAACACGGATTCGGCCTGCCGACGTCCTCCCTCAAAGTGGCCGTAAACGACGATTTCGCCGACTGGAACGCCCCGCTCAACGACGGCGACAACGTCGTCTTCATCCCGCCCGTCGCCGGCGGCTGA
- the moaC gene encoding cyclic pyranopterin monophosphate synthase MoaC, with product MPFTHLDENQQPQMVDVTDKAVTRRSATARALVQLTPEIMRQFDGQELQSKKGPVFHTAILAGIQAAKKTSELIPLCHPLPLTKCSVTIQAVDDVRVEIRATAVTDAKTGVEMEALTAASGAALTLYDMCKALSKAIVIEDIRLLEKTGGKSGDYQSAT from the coding sequence ATGCCTTTCACTCATCTCGACGAAAACCAGCAGCCGCAAATGGTCGACGTCACCGACAAAGCCGTCACCCGACGCTCCGCAACAGCCCGAGCTCTCGTCCAACTCACTCCCGAGATCATGCGGCAATTCGACGGCCAAGAGCTGCAGAGCAAGAAAGGCCCCGTCTTCCACACCGCCATCCTCGCCGGCATCCAGGCCGCCAAGAAGACCAGCGAGCTCATCCCGCTTTGCCATCCGCTTCCCCTCACCAAGTGCTCCGTCACCATCCAAGCGGTCGACGACGTCCGAGTCGAAATCCGAGCCACCGCTGTGACGGACGCGAAGACCGGCGTGGAAATGGAAGCCCTCACCGCAGCCAGCGGAGCCGCCCTCACGTTGTACGACATGTGCAAGGCCCTGTCCAAAGCCATTGTCATCGAGGATATCCGACTCCTCGAAAAGACCGGCGGCAAGTCAGGCGACTACCAATCCGCAACCTAA
- a CDS encoding molybdopterin molybdotransferase MoeA, producing MITVQEAEKLILDSIGEIETETVSIDAALGRCLREPILADRALPPFDRATLDGIAINSSSYNTGQRKFKVAGTAPAGAVQQELPDVKSCLEIMTGAPLPRLADCVVKIEDIEIKNDIAHLPDGLQLDFHTAVHSQGSDAKAGKELLAPQRLVTAKEIAIAASVGKSELVVSKSPHIAIVSTGDELVSIDQAPEPHQIRRSNDITLAAALKSSGFASVELVHIADDQEQIETKLRELMTRCDSLILTGGISKGKYDYIPETLAKLGVSIRFQWVSQRPGKPMWYGQFSRDGNRLPVFALPGNPVSCFTCLRRYAIPALEKWVGLPKSQPVYAKLEHDLTFKPELTLFLPAVADPRPSGELWVKPALFNTSGDFVSVAQTDGFIELPKARKVFPEGEAFQFYPWPR from the coding sequence GTGATTACAGTTCAGGAAGCCGAGAAACTCATACTCGATAGCATCGGGGAAATTGAAACAGAGACCGTCTCCATCGACGCCGCTCTCGGACGCTGCCTGCGCGAGCCAATCCTTGCCGATCGGGCCCTGCCCCCCTTCGACCGGGCCACTCTGGACGGGATCGCCATCAACAGCTCCTCCTACAACACCGGGCAACGCAAATTCAAGGTCGCCGGCACCGCTCCCGCCGGAGCCGTCCAGCAAGAATTGCCAGACGTCAAAAGCTGCCTCGAGATCATGACCGGCGCCCCGCTGCCGAGACTAGCGGATTGCGTGGTCAAGATCGAAGACATCGAAATCAAAAACGACATCGCGCACCTTCCCGACGGCCTGCAGCTGGACTTCCATACGGCCGTTCACTCGCAAGGCAGCGACGCCAAAGCCGGCAAGGAGCTCCTCGCCCCTCAACGTCTCGTGACCGCAAAGGAAATCGCTATCGCCGCTTCCGTCGGCAAGTCCGAACTCGTGGTTTCGAAGTCTCCCCACATCGCCATCGTTTCCACTGGCGACGAGCTTGTATCCATCGACCAAGCACCTGAACCCCACCAAATTCGCCGTTCCAACGACATCACGCTCGCCGCGGCCTTGAAGAGCTCCGGCTTCGCCAGCGTGGAGCTGGTTCATATTGCAGACGACCAAGAGCAAATCGAAACAAAGCTCCGCGAGCTCATGACGCGCTGCGATTCCCTCATTCTCACCGGAGGCATTTCCAAAGGAAAGTACGACTACATTCCCGAAACGCTCGCAAAACTCGGAGTATCCATCCGCTTCCAATGGGTAAGCCAACGCCCCGGCAAGCCCATGTGGTACGGACAATTCTCGCGCGACGGCAACCGCCTGCCAGTGTTCGCCCTCCCTGGAAACCCCGTCTCCTGCTTCACCTGCTTGCGACGCTACGCCATCCCCGCCCTCGAGAAATGGGTCGGCTTGCCCAAAAGCCAGCCCGTCTACGCCAAGCTCGAGCACGACCTCACCTTCAAGCCGGAGCTCACCCTTTTCCTTCCCGCCGTCGCCGACCCGCGGCCCAGCGGCGAGCTCTGGGTCAAACCCGCCCTTTTCAATACCTCCGGCGATTTCGTCTCCGTTGCCCAAACGGACGGCTTCATCGAGCTGCCCAAAGCCCGCAAAGTCTTCCCCGAAGGCGAAGCCTTCCAATTCTATCCTTGGCCTCGCTAG
- a CDS encoding peptidylprolyl isomerase, translating into MLPNSGIQKLATCLWLLTLPTLATLADFTPEEDGIYAVFDTSEGEVVTKLFYREAPISCANFVGLAEGDIPVWNQDGEAIQSPFYDGLTFHSAIAPGTEGYIPFLQGGDPQGDGTGGPGYTWPDEVQPQLTHERAGTLSMANYGPNTNGSQFFFTLEDTLEIPPFFDGKHNVFGETIEGLDVLAAIANLPNSGEPFFLLDSPATINSVTIHRRGDEALAFDYAEHLFPHRTPAPAEAVAANAKAPSLRIHAQAQSRYLVNASPDLQSWKNIATLAGPLDRAAPVDYDFASQLSGTSDSRYVRVSEIQGHKSENRAGARIVVTSSNGTYVETIELNEGQFAIYTVFDSSYQAEYEWYRLDSERDQLLVRLLETNASIPEIQFHLTWTSATGGSAYIRDATPDYDPDSVDDYVVQGTFTYQE; encoded by the coding sequence TTGTTACCCAACTCAGGAATCCAAAAACTCGCGACCTGCCTCTGGCTCCTAACTCTCCCAACTCTGGCGACTCTGGCTGACTTCACCCCGGAAGAAGACGGCATCTACGCCGTATTCGACACTAGCGAGGGCGAGGTCGTCACAAAACTCTTTTACCGGGAAGCTCCCATCTCCTGCGCCAATTTCGTAGGACTGGCCGAAGGAGACATCCCGGTTTGGAACCAAGACGGCGAGGCTATCCAATCCCCCTTCTACGACGGCTTAACCTTTCACTCCGCCATCGCTCCGGGAACCGAGGGCTACATCCCCTTCCTGCAAGGCGGCGACCCCCAAGGGGACGGGACCGGCGGACCGGGCTACACTTGGCCCGACGAGGTCCAGCCCCAGCTCACTCACGAGAGAGCGGGCACGCTTTCCATGGCGAACTACGGCCCGAATACCAACGGATCCCAGTTCTTCTTTACCTTGGAGGACACTTTGGAAATCCCGCCTTTCTTCGATGGAAAGCACAACGTCTTCGGCGAGACGATCGAGGGCCTCGACGTGCTCGCGGCCATCGCGAATCTCCCCAACAGCGGCGAACCGTTCTTCCTCCTCGACTCGCCCGCGACCATCAACTCCGTGACAATCCACCGCCGGGGCGATGAGGCGCTCGCCTTCGATTACGCGGAGCACCTCTTCCCGCACCGCACGCCCGCGCCAGCGGAAGCCGTGGCCGCAAACGCGAAGGCGCCCTCCCTGAGAATCCACGCCCAAGCCCAGTCTCGCTACCTCGTCAACGCCTCGCCGGACCTCCAATCCTGGAAAAACATCGCCACCTTGGCAGGTCCTCTCGATCGAGCCGCCCCCGTCGATTACGACTTCGCCAGCCAACTCTCCGGCACGAGCGATTCGCGATACGTTCGCGTATCTGAAATCCAAGGACACAAATCAGAGAACAGGGCCGGAGCCCGCATCGTAGTCACTTCCAGTAACGGAACCTACGTCGAAACCATAGAGCTCAACGAGGGGCAGTTCGCAATCTATACCGTCTTCGACTCCAGCTACCAAGCTGAGTACGAATGGTATCGGCTCGACTCGGAACGCGACCAGTTACTCGTTCGCCTCCTCGAAACCAACGCCAGCATCCCAGAGATCCAGTTTCACCTGACCTGGACTTCCGCAACCGGCGGCAGCGCCTATATCCGCGACGCCACTCCCGACTACGATCCGGACTCAGTCGACGACTACGTGGTACAAGGCACCTTCACCTACCAAGAGTAG
- a CDS encoding peptidylprolyl isomerase, whose product MKSTATIALLALIAQIASAFEPTEDGMYAVFDTSMGEFTVKLAFDGVPLTTANFVGLAEGKIPYFSNETGEALSAKPYYDGMIFHRVVKNFVIQAGDPDPDDDQANGPGYRIPDEMHPNLSHEIPYVISMANNYCFPCEENSGQRWVTSPSEEEFNERALEFLNVGENTGGSQFFITVEPSANSAGPGYLDGHFTVFGVVEDGSEVVEAISGVGVDQGYQPLEDVVIHSVKILRRGEAAENWNIEDYELPVIQAVNKDVSLAQTDDGPAFRFPAAAGEKLLLQESEDLSDWSQDFLNIGEASDVEVDLAGREKLFLELFSVSDPTAYEERIPNATFEADIFNHPFGARQTVTWSFKFNSNSDDTENPERFGIVSVPNLPDARILAYQYHRLPNGARLRIVTQSQQVMTFYLRFIEGNLGGYVAWIDDYFHGTESSQPPYFVPQRFPVTGFFELSTP is encoded by the coding sequence ATGAAAAGTACCGCTACGATCGCCCTTCTCGCCCTCATCGCACAAATCGCCTCGGCCTTCGAGCCCACGGAAGACGGGATGTACGCCGTTTTCGACACCTCCATGGGGGAGTTTACGGTGAAGCTTGCCTTCGACGGCGTTCCCCTCACCACCGCCAACTTCGTGGGATTGGCCGAAGGAAAGATCCCTTACTTCTCCAACGAAACCGGCGAGGCCCTCTCGGCCAAACCCTACTACGACGGGATGATATTTCACCGCGTGGTAAAGAACTTCGTGATCCAAGCCGGCGACCCCGATCCCGATGACGACCAGGCCAACGGCCCTGGCTACCGCATCCCGGACGAAATGCATCCCAACTTGAGCCACGAGATTCCCTATGTGATCTCCATGGCGAACAACTACTGCTTTCCCTGCGAGGAAAATTCTGGCCAGCGCTGGGTCACCTCGCCGAGCGAAGAGGAATTCAACGAGCGCGCGCTGGAGTTCTTGAACGTCGGAGAAAACACCGGCGGATCGCAATTCTTCATAACCGTGGAGCCCTCCGCCAACTCCGCCGGGCCCGGCTATCTGGACGGCCATTTCACGGTTTTCGGAGTCGTGGAGGACGGGTCCGAGGTGGTGGAAGCCATCAGCGGAGTCGGCGTCGACCAAGGCTATCAACCGCTCGAAGACGTTGTGATCCACAGCGTCAAAATCCTCAGACGCGGCGAGGCCGCCGAAAACTGGAACATCGAGGACTACGAGCTGCCCGTGATCCAAGCTGTCAACAAGGACGTTAGCCTCGCGCAAACAGACGACGGACCCGCGTTCCGTTTTCCCGCCGCCGCGGGCGAAAAGCTCCTGCTGCAAGAAAGCGAGGACTTGAGCGATTGGTCGCAAGATTTTCTGAATATCGGAGAGGCGTCCGACGTCGAAGTTGACCTAGCGGGACGGGAAAAGCTCTTCCTCGAGCTCTTTTCCGTCTCCGACCCCACCGCCTACGAGGAGCGCATTCCAAACGCCACCTTTGAAGCGGACATTTTCAACCACCCTTTCGGAGCCCGCCAAACCGTCACTTGGTCATTCAAATTCAACAGCAACAGCGACGACACGGAGAATCCCGAGCGCTTCGGAATCGTAAGCGTACCCAACCTGCCGGACGCACGAATTCTCGCCTACCAATACCACCGCCTCCCCAACGGGGCGCGCCTGAGAATCGTCACCCAAAGCCAGCAAGTCATGACCTTCTACCTGCGCTTCATCGAGGGCAACCTAGGAGGCTACGTGGCTTGGATAGACGACTACTTCCACGGAACCGAAAGCAGCCAGCCCCCCTACTTCGTGCCTCAAAGATTCCCCGTCACCGGCTTTTTCGAACTCTCCACTCCCTAA
- a CDS encoding HDOD domain-containing protein, with product MITHGGELEAAIQKNLRGMGGINLMSSAGKKLVSVLVVDGDRHFCNTVRADASFNQPGWVVRIASNREEMVRAIGDARVDIFIVGGGLSDCGPIEALQKSKELSPNSLRFLAYSEAEKDLLSKTVGLTHRRVEKPVSPTALNLAVRQVLVTHLRIRKPEVAAIVRDTKELHVNTQPMQELLKTADDPECELEDLARIVMQHPTAVATILQVVNTAFYGTTGDVDTIEEALQILGMDFVRNLAITELAKKQLRLSPSLHELANSILQHSIEASQYGLRMRQYVKNLRLVQQISSIALLHDLGKLVLLAAKGNDYADLMGQSVDSNTPSWKLEREAYKCDHAAIGGFLFAMWGLPEVIVRAVTWHHQPEKVGEMDYCATSLLHFANYAAHSNQGVSCYCGDRLNEVLAEKLGLSPDFAYDFE from the coding sequence ATGATTACGCACGGAGGCGAGCTCGAAGCCGCGATCCAGAAGAACCTAAGGGGTATGGGTGGGATCAACCTAATGAGCTCAGCCGGTAAAAAGTTAGTAAGTGTCTTGGTTGTGGATGGGGATCGCCACTTCTGCAATACCGTGCGAGCGGACGCGAGTTTCAACCAGCCAGGCTGGGTGGTTCGCATTGCATCGAATCGGGAAGAAATGGTTCGGGCGATTGGGGACGCTCGGGTCGATATCTTCATCGTGGGCGGTGGCCTGTCGGACTGCGGTCCGATCGAGGCCTTGCAGAAGTCCAAGGAACTTTCGCCCAACTCGCTGCGCTTTTTAGCCTACTCGGAGGCGGAGAAGGATTTGTTGAGCAAGACGGTGGGCTTGACCCATCGACGCGTGGAAAAGCCTGTCTCGCCGACTGCCTTGAACCTTGCGGTCCGTCAGGTGTTGGTCACGCACTTGCGTATCCGCAAGCCGGAAGTCGCCGCGATCGTGCGCGACACCAAGGAGCTGCACGTCAACACGCAGCCCATGCAGGAGCTGCTCAAGACTGCTGACGATCCTGAATGCGAGCTGGAGGACTTGGCTCGCATCGTGATGCAGCATCCGACTGCGGTAGCCACCATCCTGCAAGTGGTGAACACGGCCTTCTACGGCACCACGGGCGATGTGGATACGATCGAGGAGGCGCTGCAAATTTTGGGCATGGATTTCGTTCGCAACTTGGCGATCACGGAGCTGGCCAAGAAGCAGCTCCGCTTGAGCCCCAGCTTGCACGAGTTGGCGAACTCCATTCTGCAGCACTCCATCGAGGCCAGCCAGTACGGGCTGCGCATGCGCCAGTACGTGAAAAACCTGCGCCTGGTCCAGCAGATCAGCAGCATCGCCTTGCTGCACGACCTCGGAAAGCTGGTGCTTCTCGCGGCCAAGGGCAACGACTACGCGGACCTGATGGGCCAGTCGGTCGACTCCAACACTCCGTCCTGGAAGCTAGAGCGCGAAGCTTACAAGTGCGACCATGCGGCGATCGGAGGTTTCCTTTTCGCAATGTGGGGATTGCCGGAGGTGATCGTGCGAGCGGTCACCTGGCACCATCAGCCGGAGAAGGTGGGCGAGATGGATTATTGCGCCACCTCGCTTTTGCACTTCGCCAACTACGCAGCCCATTCCAACCAAGGCGTGTCCTGCTATTGCGGCGACCGCTTGAACGAAGTTTTGGCGGAAAAGTTAGGCTTGTCGCCAGATTTCGCATACGACTTCGAGTGA
- a CDS encoding sugar phosphate isomerase/epimerase family protein, which produces MSILDNLAVQSYCFREFKDNADVASKVREIGLNKIEVCAVHADFENVNNWKEDIKIYDDAGISIVSIGVQTFVGNADQESYFECAAAAGAKHISAHFQVGTFNQAISQVKSWSDKYGIKVGIHCHGGYMFGGQPDVLELLIGLGTPQIGLCMDTAWAMQIGPKNGNPIEWAQKYAGQLYGIHFKDFVFERNGQWKDTVVGEGNLDLKGLLAELEAHRFSGVSILEYEADPENPVPALKECVEKMRSLA; this is translated from the coding sequence ATGAGCATACTAGACAATCTCGCCGTACAAAGCTACTGCTTCCGCGAATTCAAGGACAACGCCGACGTCGCATCCAAGGTCCGCGAAATCGGCCTCAACAAAATCGAGGTCTGCGCCGTGCACGCCGACTTTGAAAACGTCAACAACTGGAAGGAAGACATCAAGATCTACGACGATGCAGGCATCTCCATCGTTTCCATCGGCGTGCAAACCTTCGTCGGAAACGCCGACCAGGAGTCCTACTTCGAATGCGCCGCAGCCGCCGGAGCCAAGCACATCTCCGCCCACTTCCAAGTCGGCACCTTCAATCAAGCCATCAGCCAGGTGAAGTCCTGGAGCGACAAGTACGGCATCAAGGTCGGCATCCATTGCCACGGCGGCTACATGTTCGGCGGGCAGCCTGACGTGCTCGAATTGCTGATAGGCCTCGGCACTCCCCAGATCGGACTTTGCATGGATACAGCGTGGGCCATGCAAATCGGCCCCAAGAACGGCAACCCCATCGAATGGGCCCAAAAATACGCAGGCCAACTCTACGGGATTCACTTTAAGGACTTCGTATTCGAGCGGAACGGCCAGTGGAAGGACACCGTCGTAGGCGAGGGAAACCTCGACCTCAAAGGACTGCTCGCCGAGCTCGAGGCGCACCGCTTTTCGGGCGTCAGCATACTCGAATACGAGGCCGATCCCGAAAACCCCGTCCCCGCCCTCAAGGAATGCGTCGAGAAGATGCGTTCGCTCGCCTAG
- a CDS encoding Gfo/Idh/MocA family protein has translation MKEVRFGFVGAGKISHFSAESLKSHPRARLVAVQDLSKERVAELADKFDIEHRFTEATQLFACPEVDAVYIAVPNKFHATLAIEAMKAGKHVLLEKPFAMDASEAADVIRVSKETGRVFTVGMNQRYNADSQKIKAIAQTGALGEVYYAKAYWFRREGIPKLGTWFGNKAMAGAGAINDIGVHLLDLCLHTMGNFDPVSVYGTTYTKFGNRGLGEGGWGISDATETTFDVDDLASAMIKMRNGATVCLEVSWAAHIADSNRMNVELFGTEMGASLYPAKLYKRNDPLNADYQIVDNVAANPALEHCDRFHNFANHLLDGEALLVTAEEALVVQKILDAVAQSTRTGKSVNL, from the coding sequence ATGAAAGAAGTACGTTTCGGATTCGTTGGCGCCGGAAAGATCTCCCATTTCAGCGCCGAATCGCTCAAGAGCCACCCTCGAGCTAGACTCGTCGCCGTCCAAGACCTGAGCAAGGAGCGGGTTGCGGAGCTAGCAGACAAATTTGACATCGAGCACCGCTTCACCGAAGCCACACAGCTCTTCGCCTGCCCCGAGGTCGACGCCGTCTACATCGCCGTCCCCAACAAATTTCATGCGACGCTCGCCATCGAGGCGATGAAAGCCGGCAAGCACGTGCTTCTGGAAAAGCCTTTCGCCATGGACGCGAGCGAAGCGGCGGACGTGATTCGCGTATCCAAGGAAACGGGACGCGTGTTCACTGTCGGAATGAACCAGCGCTACAACGCCGACTCTCAGAAAATCAAGGCGATCGCCCAAACCGGAGCCTTGGGGGAAGTCTACTACGCGAAAGCCTACTGGTTCCGCCGAGAAGGCATTCCCAAGCTGGGAACTTGGTTCGGCAACAAGGCCATGGCCGGGGCCGGGGCCATCAACGATATCGGAGTCCACCTCCTCGACCTTTGCCTGCATACCATGGGCAACTTCGATCCTGTTTCCGTCTACGGCACCACCTACACGAAGTTCGGCAACCGCGGACTCGGAGAAGGCGGTTGGGGAATTTCGGACGCCACCGAGACCACCTTCGACGTGGACGACCTCGCTTCCGCCATGATCAAGATGCGCAACGGGGCGACCGTCTGCCTCGAGGTTTCTTGGGCTGCCCACATCGCTGATTCCAACCGCATGAACGTGGAGCTGTTCGGAACGGAAATGGGCGCCAGCCTGTATCCGGCTAAGCTCTACAAGCGAAACGATCCTCTCAACGCCGACTACCAGATCGTAGACAATGTCGCCGCAAATCCAGCATTGGAGCATTGCGACCGTTTCCATAATTTCGCGAACCATCTTCTCGATGGCGAAGCCCTACTCGTCACCGCCGAGGAAGCGCTGGTCGTGCAGAAAATCCTGGATGCGGTCGCCCAGTCGACTCGCACCGGTAAATCCGTAAATCTATAG